The Rhodopseudomonas palustris genome window below encodes:
- a CDS encoding ABC transporter permease produces the protein MLAYIARRIVYVVPIVLSVALVCFLLVHITPGDPLVAVLPADASQELAAQLRAAYGFDRPLPVQFGLWLWKAVHGDLGTSIATGRPVLAEVMRAVSNTVMLAIAAAIIGFSFGLLFGLIAGYFRDTWIDKLATGIAIAGVSVPHYWLGMVLVIVFSVQLNWLPAVGAGPGGSGQWAWDWAHLRYLILPAITTSVIPMGIVTRTVRALTGDILSQDFVEALRAKGLRETGVFGHVIKNAAPTALAVMGLQLGYMLGGSILVETVFSWPGSGLLLNSAIFQRDLPLLQGTILVLALFFVLLNLSVDIAQALIDPRIKRA, from the coding sequence GTGCTCGCCTATATCGCCCGCCGCATCGTCTATGTCGTTCCGATCGTCCTCAGCGTCGCGCTGGTGTGTTTCCTGCTGGTGCACATCACGCCCGGTGATCCGCTGGTCGCGGTGTTGCCGGCGGACGCGTCGCAGGAACTCGCGGCGCAGCTCCGCGCCGCCTACGGCTTTGACCGGCCGCTGCCGGTGCAGTTCGGGCTGTGGCTGTGGAAGGCGGTGCACGGCGATCTCGGCACCTCGATCGCCACCGGCCGCCCGGTGCTCGCCGAGGTGATGCGCGCGGTCAGCAACACGGTGATGCTGGCGATCGCGGCCGCGATCATCGGGTTCTCCTTCGGCCTGCTGTTCGGCCTGATCGCCGGCTACTTCCGCGATACCTGGATCGACAAGCTGGCTACCGGCATCGCCATCGCCGGCGTCTCGGTGCCGCATTACTGGCTCGGCATGGTGCTGGTGATCGTGTTCTCGGTGCAGCTCAACTGGCTGCCCGCGGTGGGCGCCGGTCCCGGCGGCTCCGGACAATGGGCGTGGGACTGGGCGCACCTGCGCTATTTGATCCTTCCGGCGATCACCACCTCCGTCATTCCTATGGGCATCGTCACCCGCACGGTGCGGGCGCTCACCGGCGATATCCTGTCGCAGGATTTCGTCGAGGCGCTGCGTGCCAAGGGCCTGCGCGAAACCGGGGTGTTCGGCCACGTCATCAAGAACGCGGCGCCGACCGCGCTCGCCGTAATGGGCCTTCAGCTCGGCTACATGCTCGGTGGCTCGATCCTGGTCGAGACGGTATTCTCCTGGCCGGGCTCCGGCCTGCTGCTCAACTCCGCGATCTTCCAGCGCGACCTGCCGTTGCTGCAGGGCACGATCCTGGTGCTGGCGCTGTTCTTCGTGCTGCTCAATCTCTCGGTCGACATCGCGCAGGCGCTGATCGATCCGCGGATCAAGCGGGCTTGA
- a CDS encoding ABC transporter substrate-binding protein, with translation MRNFRRNNRRAALLALSMASVFMVPSLASAESVLRIGMTAADIPRTLGQPDQGFEGNRFTGLTMYDALTMWDLSSATKASVVIPGLATEWKVEDADHTKWIFKLRPGVKFHDGSDFNADAVVWNVDKVLNKEAPQYDPSQIGVTASRMPTLVSAKKIDDLTVELTTKEPDSFLPINLTNLFMASPTKWQALYDKAEGADAKAKSTAAWAAFAKDASGTGPWKMAKFTPRERLELAKNDGYWDKNRIPHVDRMVLLPMPEANARTAALLSGQVDWIEAPAPDAVKEIEGRGFKIEKNEQPHVWPWQFSRIEGSPWNDIRVRRAANLCIDRDGMRDGLLSGLMVPATGTFEPGHPWRGKPQFQIKYDLPAAQKLMKEAGYGPTKKLTVKVQTSASGSGQMLPLPMNEYLQQALAECYFDVKLDVIEWNTLFTNWRRGVKDPSANGSDAINVTYAAMDPFFALVRFLQSSMAPPVSNNWGYINNPKFDELVKKARTTFTDKERDEVLAELNAASIDDAAFLYVAHDVGPRALSPKIKGFVQPKSWFVDFSPVSIAP, from the coding sequence ATGCGTAATTTTCGTCGTAACAACCGTCGCGCTGCGCTGCTCGCTCTGTCGATGGCAAGCGTCTTCATGGTGCCGTCGCTGGCGTCCGCCGAGTCCGTGCTGCGCATCGGCATGACGGCCGCGGACATTCCGCGCACGCTCGGTCAGCCCGATCAGGGCTTCGAAGGTAACCGCTTCACCGGGCTGACGATGTACGACGCCCTGACGATGTGGGACCTGTCGTCGGCAACCAAAGCGAGCGTCGTCATTCCAGGTCTCGCCACCGAATGGAAGGTCGAAGACGCTGATCACACAAAGTGGATTTTCAAACTTCGCCCCGGCGTGAAGTTTCACGACGGCAGCGACTTCAACGCCGACGCCGTGGTGTGGAACGTCGATAAGGTGCTCAACAAAGAAGCACCGCAATACGACCCCAGCCAGATCGGCGTGACCGCATCGCGGATGCCGACACTGGTCTCGGCCAAGAAGATTGATGACCTGACCGTCGAGCTGACCACCAAGGAGCCCGACAGCTTCCTCCCGATCAACCTCACCAACCTGTTCATGGCGAGCCCGACCAAGTGGCAGGCGCTGTACGACAAGGCCGAGGGCGCCGACGCCAAGGCAAAGTCGACCGCCGCCTGGGCCGCCTTCGCCAAGGACGCGTCAGGCACCGGCCCGTGGAAGATGGCGAAGTTCACACCGCGCGAACGGCTGGAGCTCGCCAAGAACGACGGTTACTGGGACAAAAACCGCATCCCGCATGTCGACCGCATGGTGCTGCTGCCGATGCCGGAAGCCAATGCACGGACTGCAGCACTCCTCTCCGGCCAGGTCGATTGGATCGAAGCGCCGGCGCCGGATGCGGTGAAGGAGATCGAAGGCCGCGGCTTCAAGATCGAGAAGAACGAACAGCCGCACGTCTGGCCGTGGCAGTTCTCGCGGATCGAAGGCTCGCCGTGGAACGACATCCGCGTCCGCCGCGCCGCCAATCTTTGTATCGACCGTGATGGCATGCGCGATGGCCTGCTGTCGGGCCTGATGGTGCCGGCCACCGGCACGTTCGAGCCGGGTCACCCCTGGCGCGGCAAGCCGCAGTTCCAGATCAAGTACGATCTGCCCGCGGCGCAGAAGCTGATGAAGGAAGCCGGCTACGGCCCGACCAAGAAGCTGACCGTGAAGGTGCAGACCTCGGCGTCCGGCTCGGGCCAGATGCTGCCGCTGCCGATGAACGAGTATCTGCAGCAGGCGCTGGCGGAGTGTTACTTTGACGTCAAGCTCGACGTGATCGAATGGAACACGCTGTTCACCAATTGGCGCCGCGGCGTCAAGGATCCGTCGGCGAACGGCTCGGATGCGATCAACGTCACCTACGCGGCGATGGATCCGTTCTTCGCGCTGGTGCGCTTCCTGCAGTCGTCGATGGCTCCGCCGGTGTCGAACAACTGGGGCTACATCAACAACCCGAAGTTCGACGAGCTGGTGAAGAAGGCGCGCACCACGTTCACCGACAAGGAGCGTGACGAAGTCCTCGCCGAGCTCAACGCCGCCTCGATCGACGACGCCGCGTTCCTTTACGTCGCCCACGACGTCGGTCCGCGTGCGCTGAGCCCGAAGATCAAGGGCTTCGTGCAGCCGAAGAGCTGGTTCGTCGACTTCTCCCCGGTGTCGATCGCGCCGTAG